The proteins below come from a single Carnobacterium divergens DSM 20623 genomic window:
- the secG gene encoding preprotein translocase subunit SecG — translation MYNALLIAMLVVSVLLIIVVTMQPTKTNSASSALTGGAEQLFGKQKARGFEAVLQRVTVVLGIVFFVLTIALAFLTAK, via the coding sequence TTGTATAATGCACTTTTAATTGCTATGTTAGTAGTTTCAGTTTTGTTAATTATTGTCGTTACAATGCAACCAACTAAAACAAACAGCGCGTCCAGTGCTTTAACTGGTGGAGCTGAACAATTATTTGGAAAACAAAAAGCACGCGGATTTGAAGCCGTATTACAACGTGTGACAGTTGTGTTAGGAATTGTATTTTTCGTTCTTACCATCGCACTTGCCTTTTTAACAGCAAAATAA
- a CDS encoding peptide ABC transporter substrate-binding protein, with translation MNVKKLGMVSSTVLVMTILVACGGNQKEEVSNQSTKQVKKETLAKKQELTIIETAEIPSMDTALNVDGVSSVVMNNVFEGLYRATKDGEVELGMASAEPTISKDGLTYTFKLKKEAKWSNGDLVTANDFVYAWKKTVDPASGAAFAYLFEGVLANAIEIQKGEKSIDELGVKALDDQTLEIQLVANVPYFKGLLTTPTFFPQNQKYVAEKGNRYSTTSESMIYNGPFTLTKWDGTGLTWVYQKNQMYWDKETVKLDTINVDVVKENSARINLFDSDATDITTIDGDYLANYQEDLNLKSIPESSVFYFQFNQEKAGNKTPLANQNIRKALALSYDKKAYVDTVLQNDSIVANGLIPAGLVKSPDGKIDFRKSSGDLQTFNKKEAQAAWKKGLKELGVETLTIELLSGDTDSAKKSSEFMQGQWESNLTGLKVSLKNVPFKVRLELDSKQDYDIQLSGWSADYSDPMAYLDIFQTGKSYNTTSYSNKEYDALVDAIGSTDLAQVDKRWSDMEEAEKILLDDYNIAPIYQRSRAVLEKSYVKGIVSHLVGANYSYKWAYVTEK, from the coding sequence ATGAACGTTAAAAAACTGGGAATGGTGTCAAGTACAGTGTTAGTAATGACGATTTTAGTAGCTTGTGGTGGGAATCAAAAAGAAGAGGTCAGCAATCAGTCAACAAAACAAGTGAAAAAGGAAACACTAGCAAAAAAACAGGAGTTAACCATTATTGAAACAGCAGAAATTCCTTCGATGGATACCGCCTTAAATGTTGATGGAGTGAGTTCTGTTGTAATGAATAATGTTTTTGAAGGGCTTTATCGAGCAACTAAAGATGGAGAAGTCGAATTAGGGATGGCTTCAGCAGAGCCAACAATTAGCAAGGACGGGTTAACCTATACATTCAAACTAAAAAAAGAGGCAAAATGGTCTAATGGCGATCTAGTTACGGCTAATGATTTTGTTTATGCTTGGAAAAAAACAGTTGATCCAGCTTCAGGAGCGGCATTTGCTTACTTATTTGAGGGCGTTTTAGCAAATGCAATCGAAATTCAAAAAGGCGAAAAATCGATTGATGAACTCGGTGTTAAAGCGTTAGATGATCAAACGTTAGAAATCCAGTTAGTTGCGAATGTTCCTTATTTTAAAGGATTATTAACAACACCAACTTTTTTTCCACAAAATCAAAAATACGTTGCTGAAAAAGGAAATCGGTATTCAACAACAAGTGAATCTATGATTTATAATGGTCCTTTTACTTTGACAAAATGGGACGGAACGGGTTTAACGTGGGTCTATCAAAAAAATCAAATGTATTGGGATAAGGAGACTGTTAAATTAGATACAATTAATGTCGATGTTGTCAAAGAAAATTCAGCTCGGATTAATTTATTTGATAGTGATGCTACAGATATCACTACGATTGATGGAGACTATTTAGCTAACTATCAGGAAGATCTTAATCTAAAATCTATTCCAGAATCTTCTGTTTTTTATTTTCAATTCAATCAAGAAAAAGCTGGAAATAAAACACCATTAGCTAATCAAAATATTCGAAAAGCATTGGCTTTGTCTTACGATAAAAAAGCCTATGTGGATACCGTTTTACAAAATGATTCTATTGTAGCGAATGGATTAATACCAGCCGGTTTAGTAAAATCACCTGATGGGAAAATTGATTTTAGAAAATCCAGTGGTGATCTTCAAACGTTTAATAAAAAAGAAGCACAAGCGGCTTGGAAAAAAGGCTTAAAAGAACTAGGAGTAGAGACGTTAACAATAGAGTTACTTTCTGGTGATACAGACAGTGCTAAAAAATCTTCTGAATTTATGCAAGGTCAATGGGAGTCAAACTTAACTGGACTTAAAGTTAGCTTAAAAAATGTTCCATTTAAAGTTCGGTTAGAACTAGATTCAAAACAAGACTACGACATTCAATTATCTGGTTGGAGTGCGGATTATAGTGATCCAATGGCGTATTTAGATATTTTCCAAACAGGTAAAAGTTATAATACAACAAGTTATTCTAACAAGGAGTATGATGCGTTAGTTGATGCAATTGGATCAACTGATTTAGCTCAGGTAGACAAAAGATGGAGTGATATGGAAGAAGCAGAAAAAATTCTGTTAGATGACTATAATATTGCGCCAATTTACCAGCGTTCCCGAGCTGTTTTAGAAAAATCATATGTGAAAGGAATCGTCAGTCACCTTGTTGGAGCGAACTATTCTTATAAATGGGCCTACGTAACAGAGAAATAA
- a CDS encoding short chain dehydrogenase, whose product MKKALIIGGTGTIGTAVAKKLEKHYEVLIASRHSKEYPVDISSVDSIQSLFEKTGKIDAVIVTAGAAHFGPLKEMTVEDNLVSVTNKLLGQVNIVLLGTDFVKDKGSFTLVTGIMMDDPIYQGASAALANGGVRAFAKSAALELPRGIRINTVSPNVLKESWDKYQDFFVGFNPVSAEKVANAFVKSVRGLQTGESYEVY is encoded by the coding sequence ATGAAAAAAGCTTTGATTATTGGTGGAACAGGAACCATCGGTACCGCAGTAGCTAAGAAATTAGAAAAACATTACGAAGTGTTAATTGCTAGCCGTCATTCGAAAGAATACCCAGTAGATATCAGTTCAGTAGACAGTATTCAGTCGTTGTTTGAAAAAACTGGCAAGATAGATGCTGTGATTGTGACTGCAGGAGCTGCTCATTTTGGACCCTTAAAAGAAATGACAGTTGAAGACAATTTAGTAAGTGTGACAAATAAACTGTTAGGACAAGTAAATATTGTTTTATTAGGAACTGATTTTGTTAAGGATAAAGGCAGTTTTACATTAGTTACTGGAATTATGATGGATGATCCTATTTATCAAGGGGCATCCGCTGCATTAGCCAATGGGGGTGTCAGAGCCTTTGCCAAATCAGCAGCGCTTGAATTGCCAAGAGGAATTCGCATCAACACGGTTAGTCCAAATGTATTGAAAGAATCCTGGGATAAATACCAAGACTTCTTTGTAGGATTCAATCCAGTGAGTGCTGAAAAGGTAGCCAATGCATTTGTTAAAAGTGTACGAGGTTTGCAAACTGGTGAAAGTTACGAAGTTTATTAA
- a CDS encoding DUF1015 domain-containing protein, whose protein sequence is MVKIKPFKGIRPNPDYAKQIASLPYDVLNTEEARVLASENPYSYLHIDKAEVDLAKESSPYAEVVYQKAAANLKEFILKQWLTQDSQEHYYLYRLTMNGRSQTGLVVCTSIDDYIAGKIKKHEFTREEKELDRIRHVDACDANTSPIFLTYRENETVNDLIADWQQKHTPIYKFESFHQVTHEIWVINEEAMITRLTTLFATDIDALYIADGHHRTESAVKVGIKRREAFPNAKDDAEFNSFLSVLFPKEQLAILDYNRVINVPIKTDFIEELKKSFIVSRVGTEVFKPAKEKTIGMYLAGVWYQLTVKPEAIPTDEVARLDVSILQNEVLTPLFGIEDIRTDKRIDFVGGIRGLEELERLVDAGTFTVAFAMFPTTMEQLLQVADSGKIMPPKSTWFEPKLLSGLFIHDLASH, encoded by the coding sequence ATGGTTAAAATTAAACCGTTTAAAGGGATTCGTCCGAATCCTGATTACGCCAAACAAATTGCTTCGTTGCCTTATGATGTGTTAAACACGGAAGAGGCAAGAGTACTGGCCAGCGAAAATCCTTATTCTTATTTACACATAGATAAAGCCGAAGTAGATTTGGCAAAAGAAAGCTCTCCCTATGCCGAAGTCGTCTATCAAAAAGCAGCAGCAAATTTAAAAGAATTTATTTTAAAGCAGTGGCTGACACAAGACTCGCAGGAACACTATTACTTGTACCGTCTAACCATGAACGGGCGTAGTCAAACTGGATTAGTGGTGTGTACGTCTATCGATGACTATATAGCTGGAAAAATAAAAAAACATGAATTTACTAGAGAAGAAAAGGAATTAGATCGCATTCGCCATGTTGATGCGTGTGATGCCAATACCAGTCCTATTTTTTTAACGTATCGTGAAAATGAAACGGTAAATGATTTGATTGCCGACTGGCAGCAAAAACATACTCCCATCTATAAATTTGAAAGCTTTCATCAGGTAACTCATGAGATCTGGGTTATCAACGAAGAAGCCATGATTACTCGTTTGACAACACTATTTGCTACTGACATCGATGCTTTGTATATTGCTGATGGTCATCACCGTACGGAATCTGCAGTGAAAGTAGGAATCAAACGTCGTGAAGCATTTCCAAATGCAAAAGACGATGCAGAATTTAATTCTTTTTTATCTGTTTTATTTCCGAAGGAGCAATTAGCAATTCTAGATTATAATCGAGTGATAAATGTTCCAATAAAAACTGATTTTATAGAGGAATTGAAAAAATCATTTATCGTGAGTCGAGTTGGTACGGAAGTTTTTAAACCAGCTAAAGAAAAAACAATAGGCATGTATTTGGCAGGGGTTTGGTATCAACTCACTGTGAAGCCTGAAGCAATTCCAACGGATGAGGTGGCTCGTCTTGATGTGTCGATTTTACAAAACGAAGTGTTGACGCCGTTATTTGGAATTGAAGATATCCGAACAGATAAGCGGATTGATTTTGTTGGTGGAATCCGAGGCTTAGAGGAGTTAGAACGCTTAGTTGACGCCGGTACTTTTACAGTTGCCTTTGCTATGTTTCCAACGACGATGGAGCAATTGCTTCAAGTTGCGGATAGTGGGAAAATTATGCCACCTAAATCAACTTGGTTTGAACCCAAATTGTTAAGTGGATTATTCATCCATGATTTAGCTAGTCATTAA
- a CDS encoding 3-phosphoglycerate dehydrogenase family protein: MFQIKTYNAIAKAGLKKFNEEHYQLNQSETPDALLIRSHKITEEELPNSVLAIGRAGAGVNNVPVEACTEKGIVVFNTPGANANAVKELVLANLLLAARPILEGANWVKTVTGSNIEEIVEGEKKRFAGTELQDKKLGVIGLGAIGAMVANDAYRIGMNVVGYDPYVSVDTAWTISSRVKRALTIEEVLRTCDYITIHVPLLPQTKQLINHEKLALMKKEAVLLNFSRGELVDNKAVATALVDGHLKQYITDFADEQFIGNEKVLVLPHLGASTIEAEVNCAKMAARTLKYFLETGNIKRSVNFPTVEMDFQAPIRLALIHLNVPSMVGTMTIELANHGINIVNMINRSKGEHAYTLIDLEGTSADQLEKIVAKLKTVENIIKIRVLENQQPTF; encoded by the coding sequence ATGTTTCAAATTAAAACTTATAATGCGATTGCTAAAGCCGGTTTAAAAAAATTTAATGAGGAGCATTACCAATTAAATCAAAGTGAAACACCAGATGCCTTATTAATTCGTAGTCATAAAATTACGGAAGAAGAGTTGCCAAATAGCGTTCTTGCAATAGGTAGAGCAGGAGCGGGAGTCAATAATGTTCCCGTTGAGGCATGTACTGAAAAAGGAATAGTTGTCTTTAATACGCCAGGAGCGAATGCCAATGCCGTGAAAGAACTGGTTTTAGCTAATTTATTATTAGCTGCTAGACCGATTTTAGAAGGGGCCAATTGGGTGAAAACCGTAACGGGCAGCAATATTGAGGAAATTGTTGAAGGCGAGAAAAAACGATTTGCTGGAACTGAATTGCAAGATAAAAAATTAGGTGTCATCGGTTTAGGTGCGATTGGAGCAATGGTTGCCAATGATGCTTACCGAATTGGAATGAATGTGGTAGGATATGATCCTTATGTTTCAGTGGATACAGCATGGACAATTTCAAGTCGAGTGAAGCGTGCTCTAACAATTGAGGAAGTATTAAGAACCTGTGATTATATTACCATTCATGTTCCTTTGTTGCCTCAAACAAAACAGTTGATTAATCATGAGAAGTTAGCTTTAATGAAAAAAGAGGCTGTTTTATTGAATTTTTCTCGGGGTGAATTAGTAGACAATAAAGCAGTAGCGACGGCATTAGTTGATGGTCATTTGAAGCAATATATTACAGATTTTGCTGACGAGCAGTTTATCGGCAATGAGAAGGTTCTAGTCTTGCCTCATTTGGGAGCATCTACCATTGAAGCTGAAGTGAATTGTGCAAAAATGGCTGCTAGAACGTTGAAGTACTTCTTAGAAACTGGAAATATTAAACGTTCAGTCAATTTCCCAACGGTTGAGATGGATTTTCAAGCACCGATTCGGTTAGCCTTGATTCATTTAAATGTACCGAGTATGGTAGGAACGATGACGATTGAACTGGCTAATCATGGAATTAATATTGTAAATATGATTAATCGAAGCAAGGGAGAACATGCATACACTTTGATTGATTTAGAAGGTACATCAGCGGATCAATTAGAAAAAATTGTAGCTAAACTGAAAACCGTTGAAAATATTATTAAAATTAGAGTATTAGAAAATCAGCAACCCACTTTTTGA
- the serC gene encoding 3-phosphoserine/phosphohydroxythreonine transaminase, with protein MKKVYNFSAGPAVLPSSVLKKVQDEMLDYADSGMSVMELSHRSSLFQAIIDDAECLLRELMSIPDHYSVLFLQGGASLQFSMIPMNLAQNKKVAYVNSGSWSEKAIEEALKIPDLTVDVIASSQQDQFKKVPTIPAVTADYDYLHITTNNTIEGTTYFEVPTGIEIPVIADMSSNILSSEYDVSDFGLIYAGAQKNIGPAGLTVVIIRKDLIRLVDNLPAMLDYSVQEKNNSMYNTPPTFAIYVAKLVFEWLKELGGVKSIEAINRKKAQLLYDYLDQSSLFSSPVERGSRSLTNIPFVTGDAAIDKQFVEEAEKAGFVNLKGHRSVGGMRASLYNAFPIEGVTALIEFMDTFTKKTEEAPLHVSN; from the coding sequence ATGAAGAAAGTGTACAATTTTTCTGCAGGACCGGCTGTTTTACCAAGTTCTGTGTTAAAAAAAGTTCAAGACGAAATGTTGGATTATGCTGACAGTGGCATGTCCGTGATGGAATTGAGTCATAGATCCTCCCTTTTTCAAGCAATTATTGATGATGCTGAATGTCTTTTACGTGAATTAATGTCAATACCAGATCATTACAGTGTGCTCTTTTTACAAGGTGGAGCGAGCTTGCAGTTTTCAATGATACCGATGAATCTTGCGCAAAATAAAAAAGTAGCGTATGTAAATAGTGGTTCTTGGTCTGAAAAAGCAATCGAAGAAGCACTTAAAATACCTGATTTAACAGTAGATGTGATTGCAAGCTCACAGCAAGATCAATTTAAAAAAGTTCCAACTATTCCAGCAGTAACAGCTGATTATGATTATTTACACATTACAACAAACAATACAATAGAAGGAACGACTTATTTTGAAGTTCCAACAGGGATAGAAATTCCTGTTATTGCAGATATGTCATCCAATATTCTTTCAAGTGAATATGATGTATCTGATTTTGGCCTTATTTATGCAGGAGCTCAAAAAAATATTGGACCTGCTGGTTTAACAGTAGTAATTATTCGAAAGGATTTGATTCGTTTAGTTGACAATCTGCCGGCGATGTTAGATTATTCTGTTCAAGAAAAAAATAATTCAATGTACAATACACCTCCAACTTTTGCGATCTATGTGGCAAAATTAGTGTTCGAATGGCTAAAAGAACTGGGTGGAGTAAAATCAATTGAAGCTATCAACCGAAAAAAAGCGCAGCTTCTTTATGATTACTTAGACCAATCGTCTTTGTTTTCATCACCAGTTGAGCGTGGGTCTCGGTCGTTGACAAATATTCCCTTTGTAACAGGAGATGCTGCCATCGATAAACAATTTGTTGAAGAAGCAGAAAAAGCAGGTTTTGTGAACTTAAAAGGTCATCGCTCAGTCGGTGGAATGAGAGCAAGTTTATACAATGCCTTCCCAATTGAGGGTGTCACGGCGTTAATTGAATTTATGGATACATTTACTAAAAAAACAGAGGAGGCGCCGCTACATGTTTCAAATTAA
- a CDS encoding sigma 54-interacting transcriptional regulator, protein MKRKDRIYQYVKDNTEDLSQEELEFGGGLTTSEISEALEIVRTNVSKELNLLVREGHIIKLEGRPVRYVDKGTQQWKPLTKKVVSYKETNLLSKNKEKQISIPKSSNDKDLFDYMIGSKGSLKNQVEQAKAALFYPPKGLNSLIIGPTGSGKTFFANAMYQYSQNKEIIEENQAMIVFNCADYSQNPQLLMSHLFGHVKGAFTGASEAKDGLLMKANNNMLFLDEIHRLPPEGQEMLFYFMDNGTFQKMGDTGEKVSSNVRIVCATTENPESALLSTFVRRIPITIQLPAFSERPAKEKIQLLKLLLSIEAKRINKEIIIDEDAVKSLLGSVTYGNIGQLKSNIQLACAKGFLNSMDNSNEIHITMEALTASIKEGLVHLAKNRTELNEISKYLEPRIKILPKDSIFVNHEDAYELPYNLYEIIGDKAALLKAEGLDKEHINNFITTDINLHLKSFYKQNQMSYNKESNLTDIVDDEVITLTKEIRKLAEKKLNYQFQDNFLYAMSLHLSSFIKRAKEGDLPISKNDNLEELIVEYQDEYQVALMIKEHIYQKYQMDVPEVECWYLTMLLASLKQENTAGRVGIVVAAHGKSTASSMVQVVSKLLSANNIHSVDMPLEMNPHTAFDLVKDQVIAVDEGNGVMLLVDMGSLSTFGPRITEETGIQVRTIDMVTTPVVLEAARKTSLIDNDLISIFDSLKQFRGYSTFLDFDPEELPEKDLLEFNKPKAIITICSTGEGTAKQIKEIIEAALESLMDDSITVIPLSLIDVDQTIQNLAQEYQIIATTGVVKPTLDVPFIPLDELIQGGGADRIRDLVGANLALESTQVVPILTKELCEDYMKGYFTFINPHKVIDVLWDYCQIVAEEKNQTFSNSFIIGLVMHIAGAIERTLLNDTMAVVDEMDNQASDYYDAVIKANQSIKTKLNIDIPEAENYYILQIFETEKQK, encoded by the coding sequence ATGAAACGTAAGGATCGTATTTATCAGTATGTAAAAGATAACACTGAAGACCTCAGTCAAGAAGAGCTTGAATTTGGGGGCGGCTTAACAACTAGTGAGATATCAGAAGCGTTAGAAATTGTTCGGACGAATGTTAGTAAAGAGCTTAATTTACTTGTTCGTGAAGGACACATCATAAAGCTAGAGGGGCGCCCGGTTCGCTATGTTGATAAAGGAACACAACAATGGAAGCCCTTAACTAAGAAAGTAGTATCCTATAAAGAAACCAATTTACTTTCTAAAAACAAAGAAAAACAAATTTCAATACCAAAATCGTCTAATGATAAAGATCTATTTGACTATATGATTGGCTCTAAGGGCAGTTTGAAAAATCAAGTGGAGCAAGCAAAAGCGGCATTATTTTATCCTCCTAAAGGATTAAATAGTCTAATCATCGGACCAACGGGGTCTGGGAAAACTTTCTTTGCTAATGCTATGTATCAATACTCACAAAATAAGGAAATTATTGAAGAAAATCAAGCTATGATTGTCTTTAACTGTGCAGACTATTCACAAAATCCACAATTGCTAATGTCGCATTTATTTGGTCATGTCAAAGGTGCATTTACAGGTGCAAGTGAAGCTAAAGACGGTCTATTGATGAAAGCAAATAACAACATGCTCTTTCTTGATGAAATCCATCGCTTACCACCAGAAGGTCAAGAAATGCTGTTTTATTTTATGGATAATGGCACTTTTCAAAAAATGGGAGATACTGGTGAAAAAGTATCTTCAAATGTGCGAATTGTTTGCGCAACCACAGAAAATCCTGAATCAGCATTGTTATCCACCTTTGTTAGACGAATTCCAATTACGATTCAATTGCCTGCTTTTAGTGAACGTCCAGCCAAAGAAAAAATTCAGTTATTAAAGCTCTTGCTTTCAATTGAAGCAAAACGGATTAATAAAGAAATAATTATTGATGAAGACGCAGTAAAATCCCTTTTAGGTAGTGTCACTTATGGAAATATTGGGCAATTAAAATCAAATATTCAACTGGCTTGCGCGAAAGGTTTTTTAAATAGCATGGATAATAGTAATGAGATTCATATTACTATGGAAGCTTTGACAGCTAGTATAAAAGAAGGCTTAGTTCATTTAGCCAAAAATCGTACCGAATTAAATGAAATTTCAAAATACCTTGAACCACGTATTAAAATTTTGCCAAAGGATTCGATCTTTGTGAATCATGAAGATGCTTATGAATTGCCTTATAACCTCTATGAAATTATTGGAGATAAAGCTGCCCTGTTGAAGGCTGAAGGCTTAGACAAAGAGCATATTAATAATTTTATTACGACAGATATCAATTTACATTTAAAATCATTCTATAAACAAAATCAAATGTCTTATAATAAAGAAAGCAATTTGACGGATATTGTGGATGACGAGGTGATTACCTTAACAAAAGAAATTCGAAAATTAGCCGAAAAAAAATTAAATTACCAATTTCAAGATAATTTTCTTTATGCTATGAGTCTTCACTTAAGTTCGTTTATTAAACGTGCAAAAGAAGGGGATCTACCTATTAGCAAAAACGATAATTTGGAAGAGCTAATTGTCGAGTATCAAGATGAATATCAAGTGGCATTGATGATTAAAGAACACATTTATCAAAAATATCAAATGGATGTACCCGAGGTAGAGTGTTGGTATTTGACAATGTTATTGGCATCTTTAAAACAAGAGAATACAGCTGGTCGAGTTGGAATTGTCGTTGCTGCCCATGGAAAAAGCACAGCTTCAAGTATGGTACAGGTCGTCTCAAAATTATTAAGTGCAAATAATATCCATTCGGTAGATATGCCACTTGAAATGAATCCTCATACAGCTTTTGATTTAGTTAAGGATCAAGTAATAGCCGTTGATGAAGGAAATGGCGTGATGTTATTAGTCGATATGGGCTCACTTAGCACATTTGGCCCAAGGATTACAGAAGAAACGGGTATACAAGTGCGGACGATTGATATGGTGACTACTCCTGTGGTACTAGAGGCGGCTAGAAAAACATCGTTAATTGATAACGATTTGATCAGTATTTTTGACTCATTGAAACAATTTAGAGGATATAGTACGTTTTTAGATTTTGATCCAGAAGAGCTTCCAGAAAAAGACTTATTGGAATTTAACAAGCCTAAAGCTATTATTACGATTTGTTCAACAGGCGAGGGAACGGCTAAGCAAATTAAAGAAATTATCGAAGCGGCGCTAGAGAGTTTGATGGATGATTCGATTACAGTGATTCCGCTATCGCTAATTGATGTCGATCAGACAATTCAAAACTTAGCCCAAGAATATCAAATTATTGCTACTACTGGAGTGGTGAAACCAACACTGGATGTTCCGTTTATTCCATTGGATGAATTGATTCAAGGGGGAGGTGCAGATCGAATTCGTGATTTGGTGGGAGCCAATCTAGCTTTAGAATCAACACAGGTGGTACCAATATTAACGAAAGAGCTTTGCGAAGATTATATGAAAGGCTACTTCACTTTTATTAATCCACATAAAGTGATTGATGTGCTATGGGATTATTGCCAAATTGTAGCAGAGGAAAAAAATCAGACTTTTAGTAATAGCTTTATTATTGGATTGGTCATGCACATTGCGGGTGCAATTGAGCGAACGCTTTTAAATGATACAATGGCGGTGGTTGACGAGATGGACAATCAAGCTTCTGATTATTATGATGCTGTCATAAAAGCCAATCAATCGATTAAAACCAAGTTGAATATTGACATTCCAGAAGCCGAAAATTATTATATTTTACAAATATTTGAAACTGAAAAACAAAAATAA
- a CDS encoding cold-shock protein codes for MEQGTVKWFNAEKGFGFIERENGDDVFVHFSAIGGDGFKTLEEGQAVSFEVEEGNRGPQAANVEKA; via the coding sequence ATGGAACAAGGTACAGTAAAATGGTTTAACGCAGAAAAAGGTTTTGGTTTTATCGAACGCGAAAATGGTGACGATGTATTCGTACATTTCTCAGCTATCGGTGGAGACGGATTCAAAACTTTAGAAGAAGGACAAGCAGTTTCTTTCGAAGTTGAAGAAGGTAACCGTGGACCTCAAGCAGCTAACGTTGAAAAAGCGTAA